From one Brevundimonas sp. PAMC22021 genomic stretch:
- a CDS encoding FAD-binding oxidoreductase, with product MTSDNDIVVIGAGVLGLCAALELQRRGRSVVVIDPGGDNASSVAAGMIAPAMEAAIEDVDAGHAALLRRARDLWPDFADAFGITLLARGAEWRGVGIHDLERRMRALGFDVRRDRDVLTATQELQVDPVQAMQAMRHRARTIAGQVSAMRREEGRWIVTHQGEETTAKVVVLATGAAPSPAGLPAVTARLFDAIQPIRGQIGRLDTPLVDHAVRGQGVYVAPGTTGAVVGATMDVGRRDLEPDPVLGERLMTAASGLLTRDLSNHPVEWKVGVRGASPDGLPIVGRAPGADDLWLSLAPRRNGWLLGPLAGQIIAQGVTGKPAGANARRLEPGRFRLRSV from the coding sequence GTGACTTCGGACAACGACATCGTGGTGATCGGCGCCGGCGTGCTGGGTCTCTGCGCGGCGCTGGAGCTCCAACGGCGCGGTCGCTCGGTAGTGGTTATCGATCCGGGCGGAGACAACGCCTCCTCGGTCGCCGCCGGCATGATCGCGCCGGCCATGGAGGCGGCGATTGAAGACGTCGATGCCGGTCATGCGGCCCTGCTGCGACGCGCCCGCGACCTCTGGCCCGACTTCGCGGATGCCTTTGGCATCACCCTGCTTGCGCGAGGTGCGGAATGGCGAGGCGTTGGAATCCACGACCTGGAGCGGCGCATGCGCGCGCTCGGCTTCGACGTGCGGCGAGACCGAGACGTGCTGACGGCGACGCAAGAGCTCCAGGTCGATCCCGTCCAGGCCATGCAGGCGATGCGTCACAGGGCGCGGACAATCGCCGGCCAGGTCTCGGCGATGCGACGGGAAGAGGGGCGGTGGATCGTGACCCATCAGGGCGAAGAGACGACGGCGAAGGTGGTTGTGCTGGCCACCGGCGCGGCGCCTTCCCCTGCGGGATTGCCGGCGGTCACCGCACGCTTGTTCGACGCGATCCAGCCGATCCGAGGCCAGATCGGGCGGCTCGACACGCCGCTGGTAGATCATGCGGTTCGTGGACAGGGCGTCTATGTCGCACCCGGAACGACCGGTGCGGTGGTCGGAGCAACCATGGATGTCGGACGGCGCGATCTCGAACCCGATCCAGTGCTAGGCGAGCGACTGATGACCGCGGCGTCCGGATTGCTGACGCGTGATCTGTCCAACCATCCTGTGGAATGGAAGGTCGGCGTGCGCGGCGCCAGCCCTGACGGCCTGCCGATCGTGGGCCGTGCACCCGGCGCCGATGACCTGTGGCTTTCGCTGGCGCCGCGTCGCAATGGTTGGCTGCTCGGGCCGTTGGCCGGTCAGATCATCGCACAGGGCGTGACCGGAAAGCCAGCGGGCGCCAACGCCCGGCGACTGGAACCCGGACGCTTTCGCCTCCGGAGCGTCTAA
- a CDS encoding DUF938 domain-containing protein yields the protein MQSLDVLSRAPDGALSSPAARRNAEPILRVLKAHLPARGRVLEVASGSGEHAAIFASALPDLVWTPSDVSAEARDSIDRWRAAGTASNLTAPLTLDCLRPDAWPEAAFDALFCANMIHISPAEATNGLMSLAERVLPRPGGLLALYGPFLEADQPLAASNAAFDANLKARDPAWGLRDRDAVIATARGHGLAFTLRIAMPANNLMLLFRRA from the coding sequence GTGCAAAGCCTCGATGTCCTGTCCCGAGCGCCTGACGGCGCCCTTTCCTCACCCGCCGCGCGCCGCAACGCCGAGCCAATCCTGCGCGTGCTGAAGGCGCACCTGCCGGCGCGGGGACGGGTGCTCGAGGTCGCCTCCGGCTCGGGCGAGCACGCCGCGATCTTCGCCTCGGCCTTGCCCGACCTCGTTTGGACGCCGAGCGACGTCAGCGCCGAGGCGCGCGACAGCATCGATCGCTGGAGGGCCGCCGGAACCGCGTCCAACCTCACAGCGCCGCTGACGCTCGACTGTCTGCGACCTGACGCCTGGCCGGAGGCCGCCTTCGATGCGCTCTTCTGCGCCAACATGATCCACATCAGCCCCGCCGAGGCGACGAACGGGCTGATGAGCCTGGCTGAGCGTGTCCTGCCGCGCCCCGGCGGACTGCTGGCCCTGTACGGACCGTTCCTGGAGGCCGACCAGCCGCTCGCCGCCTCAAACGCCGCGTTCGACGCCAACCTGAAGGCGCGCGATCCCGCCTGGGGTCTGCGTGACCGGGACGCCGTGATCGCGACGGCTCGCGGGCATGGCCTGGCCTTCACCCTGCGCATCGCCATGCCGGCCAACAATCTGATGCTGCTGTTCCGGCGCGCCTGA
- a CDS encoding pseudouridine synthase: MSFVRTFDGAEPMRLNKWLGQTGVCSRREAEGLIADGLVSIDGETVRDPGRKIEPGQTLTLNDRAQATLASGVTIVMNKPVGYVSGQPEPGKVPAVRLMTAANRVGEGAPPSRDASLPPIGRLDEDSHGLLLLSSDGVVAKAVIGPQSELDKEYLVRVDGRVSEAALSRLRHGLELDGRQLKPARVTQIELQQLRFVLTEGRNRQIRRMCELVGLEVIDLQRIRIGPLKLGSLQEGRWRHLTPSEREALVRR; encoded by the coding sequence ATGAGCTTTGTTCGCACCTTTGACGGCGCCGAGCCGATGCGCCTGAACAAGTGGCTGGGCCAGACCGGCGTTTGTTCCCGCCGGGAAGCCGAAGGGCTCATCGCCGACGGCCTGGTGTCCATTGACGGCGAGACGGTGCGCGATCCTGGCCGCAAGATTGAGCCGGGTCAGACCCTGACGCTCAACGACCGTGCCCAGGCTACGCTGGCGTCTGGCGTGACCATCGTGATGAACAAGCCGGTCGGCTACGTCTCCGGTCAGCCGGAGCCGGGCAAGGTTCCGGCCGTGCGTCTGATGACCGCCGCCAATCGCGTGGGAGAAGGAGCGCCGCCATCGCGAGATGCGTCCCTGCCCCCCATCGGTCGACTGGACGAGGACTCCCACGGCCTTCTGCTGCTGTCGTCCGACGGAGTCGTGGCCAAGGCGGTGATCGGCCCGCAATCCGAACTGGACAAGGAATATCTGGTGCGCGTCGACGGTCGCGTGAGCGAAGCCGCCCTGTCGAGGCTGCGACATGGGCTCGAACTGGATGGCCGACAGCTGAAGCCCGCCCGCGTCACCCAGATCGAGCTTCAGCAGCTGCGCTTCGTCCTGACCGAGGGCCGCAATCGTCAGATCCGTCGCATGTGCGAACTGGTCGGGCTGGAGGTGATCGACCTTCAGCGCATCCGCATCGGACCGCTTAAGCTGGGCAGCTTGCAGGAGGGTCGCTGGCGCCACCTCACGCCGAGCGAGCGCGAGGCGCTGGTCAGGCGCTGA
- a CDS encoding transcriptional regulator, which produces MSAPVFDSVIHAPGRLQICAMLSAADEVEFSVVRDGIGVSDSVLSKHVRQLEEASYVKVRKAAFAGRQRTWLGLTANGKAAFAGHVAELTRLAGLAGVPISA; this is translated from the coding sequence TTGAGCGCGCCCGTCTTCGACAGCGTGATCCACGCGCCCGGCCGGCTGCAGATCTGCGCCATGCTGTCCGCGGCCGACGAGGTGGAGTTCAGCGTGGTCCGCGACGGCATCGGCGTGTCGGATTCCGTTCTGTCCAAGCACGTCAGGCAGTTGGAAGAGGCCAGCTACGTCAAAGTGCGCAAGGCCGCCTTTGCCGGGCGCCAGCGCACTTGGCTCGGTCTCACGGCGAACGGAAAGGCGGCCTTCGCGGGCCATGTGGCGGAGTTGACGCGGCTGGCGGGGTTGGCGGGCGTGCCGATCAGCGCCTGA
- a CDS encoding ATP12 family chaperone protein has product MSHIPNLDPMIAAKKGFSEIEDRIRRFWTTADVASVDGGWAVQLDGRTPKTPAKQPLVLPTEAAARLVADEWAAQGEYMEPATMPATRLASTAIDRIGQARDAVADEIAAYAGSDAICYLGEGALERRQAAAWTPWRDWAERELGVQLAAASGIVHVAQSPEAIARVKALALALDDFSLTGLATATPLLGSAVLALALQRSALAAEMAFELSRLEEAFQEGQWGVDAEAAERADRIRAEAIVLQRWFEALN; this is encoded by the coding sequence ATGAGCCACATCCCCAATCTCGACCCCATGATTGCAGCCAAGAAGGGCTTCAGCGAGATTGAGGACCGTATAAGGCGTTTCTGGACCACGGCCGACGTCGCGTCCGTCGACGGCGGCTGGGCGGTGCAACTGGACGGCCGCACGCCCAAGACTCCGGCCAAGCAGCCGCTGGTCCTGCCGACCGAGGCCGCCGCACGGCTGGTGGCCGATGAGTGGGCGGCCCAGGGCGAGTACATGGAGCCAGCCACCATGCCGGCCACGCGGCTGGCGTCCACGGCCATCGACCGGATCGGCCAGGCGCGCGACGCGGTGGCGGACGAGATCGCCGCCTATGCCGGGTCCGACGCCATCTGCTACCTGGGCGAGGGCGCGCTGGAGCGACGGCAGGCGGCGGCCTGGACGCCATGGCGCGACTGGGCCGAGCGGGAGCTGGGCGTGCAGTTGGCGGCCGCATCCGGCATCGTTCATGTGGCCCAGTCGCCGGAGGCCATCGCAAGGGTCAAGGCGCTGGCGCTGGCGCTGGACGACTTCTCCCTGACGGGCCTGGCCACCGCGACGCCGCTCCTGGGATCGGCCGTCCTGGCGCTGGCCCTGCAGCGCAGCGCCCTGGCGGCTGAGATGGCGTTCGAACTGTCGCGGCTCGAGGAAGCCTTCCAGGAAGGGCAGTGGGGTGTGGATGCGGAGGCGGCGGAACGTGCGGATCGTATCCGGGCCGAGGCGATCGTGTTGCAGAGATGGTTCGAGGCGCTGAACTAA
- a CDS encoding RluA family pseudouridine synthase yields MSREVQTLYVAEAEDGIRLDRWFRRRWPHLSNIQVQKMARSGQIRVDGARIKPEGRLTAGAAVRVPPLPDVIERQPGDPHQLSERDIEYARSLVIYEDELVIALNKPHGLAVQGGAKTTKHVDRLLSAWGEGMERPRLVHRLDRDTSGVLLLGKGPEAAKRLAGAFARRQAKKTYWAVVIGNPKPAAGQIDLPLKKSGINDFEMMRPADAKEHGAEPAETAFVTVSRAAHRAAWMALRPFTGRTHQLRAHMLAMGHPILGDPKYKTEASVELSGPLRLQLHARRIELDHPAGGALVVEAPLSPEMKAGFAHFGFSEDEAEADPFHGVRRQR; encoded by the coding sequence ATGAGCCGCGAGGTCCAGACGCTGTATGTGGCCGAGGCGGAGGACGGCATCCGGCTGGATCGCTGGTTCCGCCGGCGCTGGCCGCACCTATCGAACATCCAAGTGCAGAAGATGGCGCGCTCAGGCCAAATCCGCGTGGACGGCGCCCGCATCAAGCCGGAAGGCCGGCTGACCGCCGGCGCCGCGGTGCGCGTGCCGCCGCTGCCCGACGTGATCGAGCGCCAGCCTGGCGACCCGCATCAGCTCAGCGAGCGGGATATCGAATATGCCCGGTCGCTGGTGATCTACGAGGACGAGCTGGTGATCGCTCTGAACAAGCCGCACGGGCTGGCGGTGCAGGGCGGCGCCAAGACGACCAAGCATGTCGATCGGCTGCTTTCGGCCTGGGGCGAGGGGATGGAGCGGCCACGCCTGGTACACCGGCTGGATCGTGACACCTCGGGCGTCCTGCTGCTCGGCAAGGGGCCGGAGGCGGCCAAGCGGCTGGCCGGAGCCTTCGCCCGTCGCCAGGCCAAGAAGACCTATTGGGCGGTGGTGATCGGCAATCCCAAGCCCGCCGCCGGGCAGATCGACCTGCCGCTGAAGAAGTCCGGCATCAACGACTTCGAGATGATGCGGCCTGCGGACGCCAAGGAGCATGGGGCCGAGCCTGCCGAAACCGCCTTTGTCACCGTCTCTCGCGCCGCGCACCGCGCGGCCTGGATGGCGTTGAGGCCCTTTACCGGTCGCACGCACCAGCTGCGGGCGCACATGCTGGCCATGGGACACCCGATCCTGGGCGATCCCAAATACAAGACCGAGGCTTCGGTCGAGCTGAGCGGTCCCTTGAGGCTGCAACTGCACGCCCGCAGGATCGAACTGGATCATCCCGCCGGCGGGGCCCTGGTTGTGGAGGCGCCCCTCAGTCCCGAAATGAAGGCGGGGTTCGCGCATTTCGGCTTCTCCGAGGATGAGGCTGAGGCGGACCCGTTCCACGGCGTGCGGAGGCAGCGATGA
- the crcB gene encoding fluoride efflux transporter CrcB, with translation MTRILLVAAGGALGAMARYGLGTMAGRLAPQSAWPWGTFCANLIGGLLMGLLAGWLALRGGAQQETVRLFAAVGVLGGFTTFSAFSLETALMIERRELALAAAYVAGSVMLAVGALFAGLFIARRVFA, from the coding sequence ATGACACGTATTCTCCTTGTTGCGGCGGGCGGCGCGCTGGGCGCGATGGCGCGCTATGGATTGGGAACCATGGCCGGTCGGCTGGCGCCGCAGTCCGCGTGGCCATGGGGCACGTTCTGCGCCAATCTGATCGGCGGACTGTTAATGGGTCTGCTGGCCGGATGGCTGGCCTTGAGGGGCGGCGCGCAGCAGGAGACGGTTCGGCTGTTCGCAGCCGTGGGCGTACTCGGCGGCTTCACCACCTTTTCGGCCTTTTCGCTTGAGACGGCGCTGATGATCGAGCGTCGGGAGCTGGCGCTGGCCGCCGCCTATGTCGCGGGATCGGTGATGCTGGCCGTCGGCGCCCTGTTCGCCGGCCTGTTCATCGCGCGGCGGGTGTTCGCATGA
- a CDS encoding RluA family pseudouridine synthase, with protein MTFTPPVALSDEEIAAVRSWVIHEDAHVVAFNKPAGLSSQGGRIKAHTLDDLLWAFARSNGKRPDLVHRLDRDTSGVILAAKTKPAAGFLGKALQMRRFRKTYLALVSAAPDPRGGTIDAPLARQEIGRESYMRVVAFDAPGAQGSQSRYRTLVASEDGAVVELEPLTGRMHQLRVHMAHIGRPLVGDVRYGGALTIAGRAAPRLMLHAAKLSFPHSEGGTITVEAPAPDDFAGLRLAMGLP; from the coding sequence ATGACCTTTACGCCGCCCGTCGCCCTGTCCGATGAAGAGATCGCCGCCGTGCGATCCTGGGTGATCCACGAGGACGCCCATGTCGTCGCCTTCAACAAACCGGCGGGTCTGAGCAGTCAGGGCGGGCGCATCAAGGCCCACACGTTGGACGACCTGCTGTGGGCCTTTGCACGGTCGAACGGGAAGCGGCCCGACCTGGTGCACCGACTGGACCGCGACACCTCGGGCGTGATCCTGGCGGCCAAGACCAAGCCGGCGGCGGGGTTCCTCGGCAAGGCGCTGCAGATGCGGCGGTTCAGGAAGACCTATTTGGCCCTGGTCTCGGCGGCGCCGGATCCTCGCGGCGGCACGATCGACGCACCGCTGGCGCGTCAGGAGATCGGGCGCGAGAGCTACATGCGGGTCGTCGCCTTTGATGCGCCGGGTGCGCAGGGCTCGCAAAGCCGCTATCGCACCCTGGTCGCAAGTGAAGATGGCGCTGTGGTGGAGCTGGAGCCGCTGACCGGGCGCATGCACCAGTTGCGGGTCCATATGGCGCACATCGGTCGGCCCCTTGTCGGAGATGTGCGCTACGGCGGCGCGCTGACGATTGCGGGACGGGCGGCGCCGCGCCTGATGCTGCATGCGGCGAAGCTGTCCTTTCCGCACTCGGAGGGCGGCACGATCACCGTGGAGGCGCCGGCGCCCGACGACTTCGCCGGTCTCCGCCTCGCCATGGGGCTGCCCTAA
- a CDS encoding replication-associated recombination protein A, which yields MSDLFEASGIHPPDAPLADRLRPTALDQVVGQDHLLGEGGPIRRMVEAGRLGSMILWGPPGAGKTTIARLLARAAGYEYQAISAVFSGVADLKKAFEQARGRRAAGQSTLLFVDEIHRFNRAQQDGFLPFVEQGVVTLVGATTENPSFELNGALLSRSQVFVLKRLDDQALEQLLTRAEAHMERALPLSPEARQALLALADGDGRYLLTMSEVLFDLRAGETLDVQGLAGVLQRRAPAYDKSREEHYNLISALHKSVRGSDPDAALYWLARMLNGGEDPLYLARRIVRMAVEDIGEADPLSILVANAAKDTYDFLGSPEGELALAQAVVHLATAPKSVGVYEAYKAAQKAARETGSLMPPAHIRNAPTKLMKSLGYGKGYQYDPDTPEGFSGANFFPDEMERRVFYKPKGEGHEEKVKARLERWAEMRARMRTGSETP from the coding sequence ATGAGCGACCTGTTCGAAGCCTCCGGCATTCACCCGCCCGACGCCCCGCTGGCGGATCGGCTGCGGCCGACCGCGCTGGATCAGGTTGTGGGGCAGGACCACCTGCTGGGTGAAGGCGGACCGATCCGGCGGATGGTGGAGGCGGGGCGGCTCGGCTCCATGATCCTGTGGGGACCGCCCGGCGCCGGCAAGACCACCATCGCGCGGCTGCTGGCCAGGGCCGCCGGTTACGAATACCAGGCGATCAGCGCCGTCTTCTCCGGCGTTGCCGACTTGAAGAAGGCCTTCGAACAGGCGCGGGGTCGACGAGCGGCGGGGCAGTCGACGCTGCTGTTTGTGGACGAAATCCATCGCTTCAACCGCGCGCAGCAGGACGGCTTTTTGCCGTTTGTCGAGCAGGGAGTTGTGACGCTGGTCGGGGCCACGACCGAGAACCCCAGCTTTGAGCTGAACGGCGCTCTTCTGTCGCGATCTCAGGTGTTCGTGCTTAAGCGCTTGGATGATCAAGCCTTGGAGCAACTGCTGACGCGGGCCGAGGCGCACATGGAGCGTGCGCTGCCGCTAAGTCCGGAGGCGCGACAGGCGCTGCTGGCGCTGGCGGACGGGGATGGGCGCTATCTCTTGACCATGTCGGAGGTTCTGTTCGACCTCCGGGCCGGAGAGACGCTGGATGTGCAGGGTCTGGCCGGGGTGCTGCAACGGCGTGCGCCGGCTTACGACAAGTCCAGAGAAGAACACTATAACCTCATATCTGCGCTGCATAAATCGGTGCGCGGCAGCGACCCGGACGCGGCGCTGTACTGGCTGGCGCGGATGCTGAACGGGGGCGAGGATCCGCTCTATCTCGCGCGGCGCATCGTGCGCATGGCGGTCGAGGACATCGGCGAGGCGGACCCCCTGTCGATCCTGGTCGCCAATGCGGCCAAGGACACCTACGACTTCCTGGGAAGTCCCGAGGGCGAGCTGGCGCTGGCGCAGGCCGTGGTGCACCTCGCCACCGCGCCCAAGTCGGTCGGCGTCTACGAAGCCTATAAGGCGGCGCAAAAGGCGGCGCGCGAGACCGGCTCCCTGATGCCGCCTGCCCACATCCGCAATGCGCCGACCAAGCTGATGAAGTCGCTAGGATACGGAAAAGGCTATCAGTACGATCCGGACACGCCGGAAGGCTTTTCCGGCGCCAACTTCTTTCCCGACGAGATGGAGCGCCGCGTCTTCTACAAGCCCAAGGGCGAGGGGCACGAGGAGAAAGTCAAGGCGCGGCTGGAGCGCTGGGCCGAGATGCGAGCACGGATGCGGACCGGCTCCGAGACGCCTTGA
- a CDS encoding Do family serine endopeptidase, whose protein sequence is MKTRFLLLASALMLSACGNPNPSKAQDGVFAESNRVTPESAGAMKSSFAPVVRTAAPAVVNISARTVQRVQADPFFQFFGGGIPQARVAESVGSGVIVRADGIVVTNNHVIEGAQAIKVVLNDRREFPATVVLADARSDIAVLRLENVGERLPTLPIDDSEQQQVGDLVLAIGNPFGVGQTVTNGIISALNRTETGISDSGSFIQTDAAINPGNSGGALVDMDGDLIGINTAIFSRSGSSAGVGFAVPAAMVKRVVDSAVGGAESVVRPWLGVKGDTVSADIARSLGLERPQGVVVTELYANGPGARAGLREGDVITAVDGQEVNDQGGLNYRVGTRNPNDEVEVAILRDGRPQTLRARVQVLPGDADTDQATVVEQGAFSGAQVLALNPALADRLGGDPFARGVIVTGVSGRGYAARVGIRRGDVIQTINGRAATAIGDLQRAQPGSEIVINRGGRLLTGRI, encoded by the coding sequence ATGAAGACCAGATTCCTGCTCCTTGCCTCGGCCCTGATGCTCTCGGCCTGCGGCAACCCGAATCCCTCCAAGGCGCAGGACGGCGTGTTCGCCGAAAGCAACCGCGTGACGCCGGAAAGCGCCGGGGCGATGAAGTCGAGCTTTGCGCCCGTGGTGCGCACGGCCGCCCCTGCGGTGGTCAACATCTCGGCGCGCACCGTGCAGCGGGTCCAGGCCGATCCGTTCTTCCAATTCTTCGGCGGCGGCATCCCGCAGGCGCGCGTGGCCGAGTCGGTGGGCTCGGGCGTCATCGTCCGCGCCGACGGCATCGTGGTGACCAACAACCACGTCATCGAGGGCGCCCAGGCCATCAAGGTCGTGCTGAACGACCGGCGCGAGTTCCCCGCGACCGTGGTGCTGGCCGATGCGCGATCCGACATTGCGGTGCTGAGACTGGAGAACGTCGGTGAGCGCCTGCCCACCCTGCCGATCGACGACAGCGAGCAGCAGCAGGTCGGCGACCTCGTCCTCGCCATCGGCAATCCATTCGGCGTCGGCCAGACGGTGACGAACGGCATCATCTCGGCCCTGAACCGCACCGAGACCGGCATTTCGGATTCCGGCTCCTTCATCCAGACCGATGCGGCCATCAACCCCGGCAACTCGGGCGGGGCGCTGGTCGACATGGATGGCGACCTGATCGGCATCAACACGGCGATCTTCTCGCGCTCGGGCTCCTCGGCCGGCGTGGGCTTCGCCGTGCCCGCAGCGATGGTGAAGCGGGTGGTCGATTCCGCGGTCGGCGGCGCCGAGAGCGTTGTGCGACCCTGGCTGGGCGTGAAGGGCGACACCGTGTCTGCCGATATCGCGCGCAGCCTGGGGCTCGAGCGGCCGCAGGGTGTTGTGGTGACCGAGCTCTACGCCAACGGTCCCGGCGCGCGCGCCGGCCTGCGCGAAGGCGACGTGATCACCGCCGTCGATGGGCAGGAGGTCAACGACCAAGGCGGGCTGAACTACCGCGTCGGCACCCGCAATCCGAACGACGAGGTCGAGGTCGCGATCCTGCGCGACGGACGACCCCAGACGCTGCGCGCGCGGGTACAGGTGCTGCCCGGCGACGCCGACACCGACCAGGCGACGGTGGTGGAGCAGGGCGCGTTTTCCGGCGCGCAGGTCTTGGCGCTCAATCCCGCGCTGGCCGACCGGCTGGGCGGCGATCCCTTTGCGCGCGGCGTGATCGTGACGGGTGTCTCGGGTCGTGGCTATGCAGCGCGGGTGGGTATCCGGCGCGGTGACGTGATCCAGACGATCAACGGGCGCGCGGCGACCGCCATCGGCGACCTGCAGCGGGCGCAGCCGGGATCGGAGATCGTCATCAATCGTGGCGGCCGTCTGCTGACCGGCCGCATCTGA
- a CDS encoding TCR/Tet family MFS transporter has translation MSIVPHNRMKAAVGFIFVTAALDIVAMGIIIPVLPQLIEDFVGSNARAGIINGVFVALWAGMQFVASPIIGSLSDQHGRRPVILLSCAGLALDYVLMALAPNLWWLALGRIVAGVTSSSFTTIYAYMADVTPPEERARAYGLIGAAFSGGFVLGPVMGGLLGEIGPRAPFWAAAAMSGIAFLYGLFVLPESLAPEKRMRFSWRRANPVGALTLLGRHPELSGLAGVTFLLHFAHHVFSVVFVLYAQAPYGWGPMEVGLLLAGVGVLDMAVQGLVVGRVVKRLGDRATMLVGLIGGTIGIALMGWATTPLLFILAMGPNALWGLAMPTLQSLITRQVSESEQGQLQGATMSVASVAGVASPLFFGWLYSVSSRVEIGLSFYVAAVILLLAAGLGWITARRAERAERTAV, from the coding sequence ATGTCGATCGTGCCGCACAACCGGATGAAGGCGGCGGTCGGCTTTATCTTCGTGACGGCGGCGCTCGACATCGTCGCCATGGGGATCATCATCCCCGTGCTGCCGCAGCTGATCGAGGACTTCGTCGGCTCCAACGCGCGCGCCGGCATCATCAACGGGGTGTTCGTGGCCCTCTGGGCGGGGATGCAATTCGTCGCCTCGCCCATCATCGGCTCGCTGTCGGACCAGCATGGGCGACGACCGGTGATCCTGTTGAGCTGCGCGGGTCTGGCCTTGGACTATGTGCTGATGGCCTTGGCGCCGAACCTGTGGTGGCTGGCGCTGGGACGGATCGTGGCTGGGGTCACCTCGTCCAGCTTCACGACCATCTACGCCTATATGGCGGATGTGACGCCGCCGGAGGAGCGGGCGCGGGCCTATGGCCTGATCGGCGCGGCCTTCTCGGGCGGCTTCGTGCTGGGGCCGGTGATGGGCGGGCTGCTGGGCGAGATCGGGCCGCGCGCGCCGTTCTGGGCGGCGGCGGCGATGTCGGGCATCGCCTTCCTCTATGGCCTGTTCGTCCTGCCTGAGAGCCTGGCGCCGGAGAAGCGGATGCGCTTCAGCTGGCGGCGCGCCAATCCGGTGGGGGCGTTGACGCTGCTGGGGCGGCATCCGGAACTGAGCGGCCTGGCCGGCGTGACCTTTCTGCTGCATTTCGCTCACCACGTCTTTTCGGTCGTTTTCGTCCTCTACGCCCAGGCCCCATACGGCTGGGGTCCGATGGAGGTGGGGCTGCTGCTGGCCGGCGTCGGGGTGCTCGACATGGCGGTGCAGGGGCTGGTCGTCGGACGCGTGGTCAAGCGATTGGGGGATCGCGCGACCATGCTGGTCGGACTGATCGGCGGCACGATCGGGATCGCGCTGATGGGCTGGGCGACGACGCCGCTTCTGTTCATCCTGGCCATGGGGCCCAACGCGCTGTGGGGACTGGCGATGCCGACGCTGCAGTCGCTGATCACCCGCCAGGTGTCGGAAAGCGAACAGGGGCAGCTGCAGGGCGCGACCATGAGCGTGGCCTCCGTCGCCGGCGTCGCCTCGCCCCTGTTTTTTGGCTGGCTGTATTCGGTCTCCTCGCGGGTGGAGATCGGCCTCAGCTTCTATGTGGCGGCGGTCATCCTGCTTCTTGCGGCGGGTCTCGGCTGGATCACCGCCAGGCGTGCGGAACGGGCTGAACGCACGGCCGTTTGA